The Pan paniscus chromosome 3, NHGRI_mPanPan1-v2.0_pri, whole genome shotgun sequence genome includes a window with the following:
- the LOC100991048 gene encoding NADH dehydrogenase [ubiquinone] 1 beta subcomplex subunit 4-like, with translation MSFPKYKPSSLPTLPETLDPAEYNISLETQRVQAERLAIRARLKREYLLQYNDPNRRGLIENPALIRWAYARTTNVYPNFRPTPKNSLMGALCGLGPLIFIYYIIKTERDRKEKLIQEGKLDRTFHLSY, from the coding sequence ATGTCTTTCCCAAAGTATAAGCCGTCTAGCCTGCCCACTCTGCCTGAGACCCTCGACCCAGCCGAATACAACATATCTCTGGAAACCCAGCGGGTGCAAGCCGAGCGGTTGGCCATAAGAGCCCGGCTGAAACGAGAGTACCTGCTTCAGTACAATGATCCCAACCGCCGAGGGCTCATCGAAAATCCTGCCTTGATTCGTTGGGCCTATGCAAGAACAACAAATGTCTATCCTAATTTCAGACCCACTCCTAAAAACTCACTCATGGGAGCTCTGTGTGGTTTGGGGCCCCTCAtcttcatttattatattatcaAAACTGAGAGagataggaaagaaaaacttATCCAGGAAGGAAAATTGGATCGAACATTTCACCTCTCATATTAA